A genome region from Pirellulales bacterium includes the following:
- a CDS encoding PEP-CTERM sorting domain-containing protein, giving the protein MNIRKTLVLAMSMVLVAQYAQAVPVTFTIDPQLSTLDLSSYVPDFNLGSTPQGDMLVALGYPSSHAGYSTGGLSFYTGTINADVVPGSSIQFTGSSLIDANITDDGQGWAPDINNNPANVTVPTLTFASADYGFTFATIVWASLKDFQLDITSGSLALTGNNFPGTQTLTAIGGDLAYTDVINGGFVSPGNSSLIGLALANNAANGTLTQLGNNLTLTIPVSVSQPVDIDGTGVDLIVAGTLVATAVIPEPSTLLLAGMGAVGVGLLAARRRRRS; this is encoded by the coding sequence ATGAATATCCGCAAAACGTTGGTCCTGGCCATGAGCATGGTCCTGGTCGCGCAGTACGCGCAGGCAGTCCCGGTGACGTTCACCATCGATCCACAACTCAGCACGCTCGATCTAAGTTCCTATGTGCCAGATTTCAATCTCGGGTCGACACCTCAGGGCGACATGCTAGTTGCCCTTGGCTATCCGTCTTCACACGCTGGCTATTCGACCGGCGGCCTCTCATTCTACACGGGCACGATCAATGCCGACGTGGTGCCCGGCAGTTCGATTCAATTCACCGGTTCGAGCCTGATCGACGCGAACATCACAGATGACGGTCAGGGATGGGCGCCGGACATCAACAACAACCCAGCAAATGTCACCGTTCCGACATTGACCTTCGCTTCGGCCGATTACGGATTCACCTTTGCGACCATAGTTTGGGCGTCGCTCAAGGATTTTCAGCTCGACATCACGAGCGGCTCGCTGGCGTTGACCGGGAACAACTTTCCAGGGACGCAAACGCTAACGGCGATTGGTGGCGATCTGGCCTACACCGATGTGATTAATGGCGGCTTTGTCAGCCCCGGTAACTCGTCGCTCATCGGCTTGGCGCTGGCTAATAACGCCGCGAACGGGACGCTGACGCAGTTGGGGAACAATCTCACTTTGACGATCCCCGTGAGCGTGTCGCAACCAGTGGACATCGACGGCACCGGGGTCGACCTGATCGTGGCTGGGACGTTGGTCGCCACCGCAGTGATCCCCGAGCCGAGCACGCTGCTACTGGCGGGCATGGGCGCGGTGGGCGTAGGCCTATTGGCCGCGCGGCGACGTCGCCGGAGCTAA
- a CDS encoding PEP-CTERM sorting domain-containing protein, with product MNPNQTIVGAGSVRGDFGNGVATINLIGQFVIGQPQNGANGKWGGTFDAQVGYNTSGAPIRMNLQSAAIDPIATTNNLGGWLPSGWDPNTGTYVDGQRAPADYAHTLPGFTFSSMRDMKLTTISGGNNAISGTNLATTDFGLKFTGGILDLNAKALGTVSQDVLTTEIVAFEENNLGEIVWREKTGEQTINGNTVPIYGAETTPFVSGEPAKLYDMVTGLPLQQVFHNTGAAGTFTSTLQSGSTYDISTSIPLSTTAKFFLGDFEVSFGFSGTLIGTTTITLPALGDSNGDGKVNGADYTNWADNFNKFNTTADGLNSQGDFNGDGKVDGADYTIWADHFSPGSAALPIPEPASLVLGLLGAAGVAVIAARRRKN from the coding sequence TTGAACCCAAACCAAACAATCGTCGGCGCCGGTTCGGTGCGCGGCGACTTTGGCAACGGAGTGGCGACGATCAACTTGATTGGGCAATTCGTGATCGGTCAGCCGCAGAACGGCGCCAATGGCAAGTGGGGTGGGACATTCGACGCGCAGGTGGGCTACAACACATCTGGCGCGCCGATCCGCATGAATCTGCAAAGCGCCGCCATCGACCCGATTGCGACCACGAACAACCTGGGAGGGTGGCTGCCTTCGGGTTGGGATCCCAACACGGGAACCTATGTCGACGGACAACGCGCGCCAGCGGATTATGCTCACACGCTGCCGGGTTTTACGTTCTCCTCGATGCGCGACATGAAGCTTACGACAATTAGCGGTGGCAACAACGCGATTTCTGGCACTAACCTGGCAACGACCGACTTTGGTTTGAAGTTCACCGGTGGCATACTCGACCTGAATGCCAAGGCGCTGGGCACGGTTTCTCAGGATGTGCTCACCACCGAGATCGTCGCATTTGAAGAGAATAACCTGGGCGAAATCGTATGGCGGGAGAAGACGGGTGAGCAGACCATTAACGGCAACACAGTGCCGATCTACGGCGCCGAGACCACGCCGTTTGTTTCTGGCGAACCGGCAAAGCTGTACGATATGGTGACCGGCTTGCCATTGCAGCAGGTGTTTCACAACACTGGGGCGGCGGGTACGTTCACCTCGACCTTGCAAAGCGGCAGCACCTACGACATCTCGACGTCGATTCCGCTCAGCACGACGGCCAAGTTCTTCCTCGGCGATTTCGAGGTGAGCTTTGGCTTCTCTGGCACGCTGATCGGCACGACGACCATCACATTGCCGGCGCTGGGCGACTCGAATGGCGACGGCAAGGTGAACGGCGCCGACTACACGAACTGGGCGGACAACTTCAACAAGTTCAACACCACGGCCGACGGGCTGAATTCGCAAGGCGATTTCAACGGCGACGGCAAGGTGGATGGCGCCGACTACACGATTTGGGCGGACCACTTCAGTCCCGGCAGCGCCGCGCTGCCGATCCCCGAACCGGCCAGCCTGGTGCTGGGACTCTTGGGCGCCGCGGGGGTGGCGGTGATCGCCGCGCGTCGTCGCAAGAACTAG
- a CDS encoding DUF1559 domain-containing protein encodes MVSHTHNRPRRGFTLVELLVVIAIIGILIALLLPAVQQAREAARRMQCTNNMKQLGISLHNYHSTTGSLPTNFIYDISPARIAAGTTDWFTNACWMLLPYLEQQQIAQLYNPRLIWYDNPPQAAEKVIPSFECPSNSKPNPITDSYGPAKSFATLGLNIGSTFGLIDYVFCKGVTDAWCLNGRSAPPREMGMFNVNLTTKFRDIRDGLSNTIMMGEAAQGPLWRLTQDRWVLAEQQPGGPQPTPVPVVPAETGGFGDMFATNAWPAGQPNITTVRDAQKLYVTTISGCTRDPMNRKLTTHTLVDENVFYSSSASCLSSISGGTHFSSGFRSDHPGGANFLFGDGSVHFLQDTIEFRLPTGATNTMGLPNNVQAGIYQALSTIAGNEPAAIPQ; translated from the coding sequence ATGGTCTCGCACACGCACAATCGCCCCAGGCGCGGCTTCACGCTGGTTGAACTACTGGTCGTGATCGCCATCATCGGGATTCTTATCGCGCTGTTATTGCCCGCCGTGCAGCAAGCGCGCGAAGCGGCCCGCCGCATGCAGTGCACCAACAACATGAAGCAGTTGGGCATCTCGCTGCACAACTACCACTCGACGACCGGGTCGCTGCCGACCAACTTTATCTACGACATCAGCCCGGCGCGCATCGCCGCGGGCACCACCGACTGGTTCACGAACGCGTGCTGGATGCTGCTGCCGTATCTGGAACAGCAGCAGATTGCGCAACTCTACAACCCGCGGCTGATCTGGTATGACAATCCGCCGCAGGCCGCCGAAAAGGTGATTCCGAGCTTCGAGTGCCCGTCGAATTCGAAGCCGAACCCGATCACCGACTCGTACGGCCCTGCCAAATCGTTCGCCACGCTTGGCCTGAATATTGGCAGCACGTTCGGCCTGATTGACTATGTGTTCTGCAAGGGAGTGACTGACGCCTGGTGCTTGAACGGGCGTTCGGCGCCGCCGCGCGAGATGGGGATGTTCAATGTGAACCTGACGACCAAGTTCCGCGACATCCGGGACGGTCTGAGCAACACGATCATGATGGGCGAAGCGGCACAAGGACCGCTGTGGCGGTTGACGCAGGATCGTTGGGTGTTGGCCGAACAGCAACCGGGGGGGCCGCAGCCCACACCGGTGCCGGTGGTTCCAGCAGAAACTGGCGGTTTTGGCGACATGTTCGCCACCAACGCTTGGCCGGCTGGCCAGCCGAACATCACGACTGTCCGCGATGCTCAAAAGCTGTACGTGACGACGATCTCGGGCTGCACACGCGACCCGATGAACCGCAAACTGACGACCCATACACTGGTCGATGAGAACGTGTTTTACTCCTCGTCGGCCTCGTGCCTGAGTTCGATCAGCGGCGGCACGCACTTCAGCAGCGGCTTCCGCAGCGATCATCCGGGTGGCGCCAACTTCCTGTTTGGCGATGGATCGGTGCATTTCCTGCAGGACACCATTGAATTTCGTCTGCCGACCGGAGCCACCAACACAATGGGCCTGCCGAACAACGTGCAGGCGGGCATTTACCAGGCGCTGTCAACGATCGCTGGCAACGAACCAGCGGCAATTCCGCAGTAG
- a CDS encoding arylamine N-acetyltransferase has protein sequence MRQAVSSLELVGYLGRIGFRGRLTPSAASLAELHQAHATHIPFENLDVLAGRPIRLDLESLFAKLVGQRRGGYCFEHNLLLAAVLERAGYRVTRLAARVRYRSQRLNARTHMLLKVQTEDGPYLADVGFGAEGLIRPIPFQPGETSEQFGWQYRLVEEAGLYALQSWQAGAWLDLYAFSLEPQEQIDYEVGSYYVSTHPDSIFVKSLTAQRATTEGRHLFRGREYIHALPDRATSRVVADDAELLALLADPFGIKLPAGMELKFDGQTLRIPG, from the coding sequence TTGAGACAAGCGGTGTCCTCATTGGAATTGGTCGGCTACTTGGGCCGCATCGGTTTTCGCGGGCGGCTCACTCCCAGCGCCGCCTCGCTCGCCGAGTTGCATCAGGCCCATGCCACGCACATCCCGTTCGAAAACCTCGACGTCCTCGCCGGCCGACCCATTCGACTCGATCTCGAAAGCCTCTTCGCCAAGCTCGTCGGCCAGCGCCGCGGCGGCTATTGTTTCGAGCACAATCTGCTGCTGGCGGCCGTGCTCGAACGGGCAGGCTACCGCGTCACCCGGCTGGCCGCCCGCGTGCGCTATCGCTCGCAGCGACTGAACGCCCGTACCCACATGCTGCTCAAAGTGCAGACCGAAGACGGCCCTTATCTGGCCGATGTTGGCTTTGGCGCCGAGGGACTGATCCGACCCATCCCCTTTCAGCCCGGCGAAACCAGCGAACAGTTCGGCTGGCAATACCGCCTGGTCGAGGAGGCCGGACTCTACGCGCTTCAGTCGTGGCAAGCGGGCGCCTGGCTCGACCTCTACGCCTTCTCGCTGGAGCCGCAGGAGCAAATCGATTACGAGGTCGGCAGTTACTACGTCTCCACCCATCCTGACTCCATCTTCGTCAAGTCCCTCACTGCCCAGCGCGCCACGACCGAGGGACGGCACCTGTTCCGCGGTCGCGAGTACATCCACGCCTTGCCAGACCGCGCCACCAGCCGTGTCGTCGCCGACGACGCCGAACTCTTGGCGCTACTGGCCGACCCCTTCGGCATCAAGCTCCCCGCGGGCATGGAACTGAAGTTCGACGGCCAAACGCTCCGCATCCCCGGCTGA